One window of the Salvia miltiorrhiza cultivar Shanhuang (shh) chromosome 6, IMPLAD_Smil_shh, whole genome shotgun sequence genome contains the following:
- the LOC130990874 gene encoding uncharacterized protein LOC130990874 → MDNRLNSREDAYTSPSFNSYSSDRLAELAVQISAEKSGDDNEENEDFEFSLVREDFKEFSAEDFVYDGKLGPIFPVFNRDLLLRDGGGDDQCESSIQVPLSQLLLEDRGSGNDNPPSCSSSEADELESVPAGTYCVWRPKASDLRSPSRCKKSKSTGSASKRWKFRDLMRRSNSDGKDSLVFLTPKNREEKLPAEIPKKLKGKGGSSSGAAARSAHEALYVRNRAMNEVDRKKSYLPYRQDLVGFFINVNALGKGLPHF, encoded by the coding sequence ATGGATAACAGGCTAAACAGCAGAGAAGATGCATATACCAGCCCTAGCTTCAACAGCTATTCATCCGATAGATTAGCCGAACTCGCCGTGCAAATCTCCGCGGAGAAGAGCGGAGACGACAACGAAGAAAACGAAGATTTCGAATTCTCTCTGGTGCGCGAGGATTTCAAGGAGTTTTCAGCCGAGGATTTCGTCTACGACGGCAAGCTCGGCCCGATCTTTCCGGTGTTCAACCGCGATCTCCTGCTGCGCGACGGCGGCGGAGACGATCAGTGCGAATCGAGCATTCAGGTTCCGCTGAGTCAGCTCCTCCTCGAAGATCGCGGCAGCGGCAATGATAATCCGCCGTCGTGCTCGTCGTCGGAAGCCGACGAGCTCGAGAGCGTTCCGGCCGGCACGTACTGCGTCTGGCGGCCGAAGGCGTCGGATCTTCGGTCGCCGAGCCGGTGTAAGAAGAGCAAGTCCACTGGATCCGCGTCGAAGCGGTGGAAGTTTCGCGATTTGATGCGGCGGAGCAATAGCGACGGAAAGGACAGTTTGGTCTTTCTGACGCCGAAGAACAGAGAAGAGAAATTGCCGGCGGAAATTCCTAAAAAATTGAAAGGAAAAGGAGGCTCCAGCTCCGGTGCGGCGGCGCGTTCGGCGCACGAAGCGCTGTATGTACGGAACAGAGCGATGAACGAAGTCGATAGGAAGAAATCGTATCTACCTTACCGGCAAGATCTGGTAGGATTCTTCATAAACGTCAACGCTCTGGGTAAAGGTTTGCCACActtctag